In Primulina eburnea isolate SZY01 chromosome 5, ASM2296580v1, whole genome shotgun sequence, a single window of DNA contains:
- the LOC140832140 gene encoding nuclear pore complex protein NUP98A-like isoform X1 — protein MFGSNPFGQSSNSPFGSQPAFGQTTNASNNPFAPKPFGSTSPFGSQTGGSIFGGMSTGVFGAQSSSPLGSTSVFGASSSPAFGSSTPAFGVSSALAFGNSSSAFGGSGVFGQKPNFGGFGSNTTQTSPFGSSFQQTQPAFGSNLFGSSTPFGAPSQPAFGSSSSPAFGASSTPGFGATSTPAFGSTASPTFGSTSGGFGVSTSPFGTSTPAFGTSSSPAFGSITTPAFGAATTPAFGASTAPAFGASTTPAFGASSSPFNFASSPTFGQSNAVFGSTPFGTSSLGAQNASFAGSQTTTPTFGGSGFGQSAFAGQRGGSRLAPYSSTPETDGATGTQPTGKLESISAMPIYKDKSHEELRWEDYQLGDKGGPAPAGQSTGALGFGTSSFGSASAPAFAQSSAAPFSSTTPSNPFAPKTTGVFGSTGFGSSPSSTFGSSPFGQSNTSNPFGSTTSATSSLFGPTAQTFRVGTSPSIFGNSSTSAFGSPSIFGPTSSQGTSSAFNTGLGFSNTQSSPLFQSNMSTLTPASSPFAQTSSAFGQTAPGFSQTNLFSTPSTGFGGNMFSSTPSFLSNTNPLGFGQTTPSLSSPFQLAQPPQSSGGFSFTNFGQSQAAGTSGFGGTPGIFSQSAFGQLSAPQSVVAAQPSPIVNPYGTLPAMPQISIGRTGTSPSIHYGISSLPQIVEKPVPVRISSLLTPRHLSQRRVRLPMRKYHPKIDGPKVPFFNDGDEETPSTPKADALFIPRENPRALVIRPMDQWPARANTEKTTQSKATGTLAYGNGKLQNDVSTLINGQKVRDKDASPAEHSVENGVANEQVNPVKRNPKTNVVLDGRSTDKGDSYITLGSHRAGEAAIVFEHGADIEALMPKLRHSDYYTEPRIQELAAKERAEPGYCRNVKDFVVGRHGFGSIKFFGETDVRKLDLESLVQFNNREVIVYMDESKKPPIGQGLNKPAEVTLLNIKCFDKKTGQQYTEGPRIERYKEMLKRKAEDQGAEFVSYNPIEGEWKFRVNHFSTYKLGNDEDETDDNLLDVIR, from the exons ATGTTCGGAAGCAACC CTTTTGGGCAGTCATCCAATAGTCCATTTGGGTCACAGCCGGCATTCGGGCAGACTACTAATGCAAGTAACAATCCTTTTGCTCCCAAGCCCTTTGGAAGCACAAGCCCTTTTGGTTCACAGACCGGAGGTTCAATTTTTGGGGGCATGTCTACTGGTGTATTTGGTGCTCAGTCTTCTTCTCCTTTAGGTTCGACTTCTGTGTTTGGTGCTTCTTCTTCACCTGCGTTTGGAAGTTCAACCCCTGCATTTGGTGTTTCCTCAGCTTTGGCTTTTGGAAACTCATCTTCTGCATTTGGTG GTTCTGGGGTATTTGGGCAGAAACCAAATTTTGGTGGTTTTGGATCTAATACTACTCAAACAAGTCCATTTGGAAGCTCATTTCAGCAAACACAACCAGCTTTTGGCAGCAATCTGTTTGGTTCCTCAACACCATTCGGTGCTCCTAGTCAGCCTGCATTTGGTTCGTCAAGTAGTCCTGCATTTGGTGCTTCGAGTACACCTGGCTTTGGTGCTACCAGCACTCCGGCCTTTGGTTCTACTGCAAGCCCTACATTTGGCAGCACAAGTGGTGGGTTTGGTGTGTCGACCTCTCCTTTCGGAACAAGCACTCCAGCATTTGGTACTTCTAGCTCTCCAGCATTTGGTTCCATAACCACTCCTGCTTTCGGCGCGGCAACAACGCCTGCTTTTGGTGCCTCAACAGCTCCTGCTTTCGGTGCCTCAACAACTCCTGCTTTCGGTGCTTCAAGTAGTCCTTTTAACTTTGCATCCAGTCCAACATTTGGTCAATCAAATGCTGTATTTGGAAGTACCCCATTTGGGACATCATCCTTAGGTGCTCAAAACGCTTCTTTTG CAGGATCACAAACTACAACCCCCACTTTTGGTGGCTCTGGTTTTGGCCAGTCTGCTTTTGCAGGGCAGCGAGGCGGAAGTAGATTAGCTCCCTACTCATCAACTCCTGAGACAGATGGAGCGACTGGTACACAACCCACTGGCAAACTAGAATCTATTTCGGCCATGCCAATCTACAAGGATAAAAGCCATGAAGAACTTAGATGGGAGGACTACCAGTTAGGAGATAAAG GAGGGCCAGCTCCTGCTGGACAGTCTACTGGTGCGCTTGGATTTGGTACCTCAAGTTTTGGCTCGGCATCTGCTCCTGCATTTGCTCAATCCTCTGCTGCTCCTTTTTCATCTACAACACCTTCCAATCCATTTGCTCCAAAAACCACAGGAGTTTTTGGCAGCACAGGGTTTGGATCTTCGCCGTCCTCCACTTTTGGTTCTTCCCCTTTTGGACAGTCTAATACATCTAATCCTTTTGGTTCAACAACATCAGCAACATCCTCCTTATTTGGACCTACTGCTCAAACATTTAGAGTTGGTACCTCCCCTTCTATTTTTGGCAACTCCAGCACATCAGCTTTTGGATCACCATCTATCTTTGGCCCAACATCATCACAGGGAACATCATCTGCATTTAATACCGGCCTGGGTTTTTCCAATACTCAGTCTTCCCCATTATTCCAGTCAAATATGTCTACGCTAACACCAGCAAGTTCTCCATTTGCACAGACCTCTTCCGCCTTTGGCCAAACTGCCCCTGGCTTCAGTCAAACAAATTTGTTTAGTACACCCTCAACTGGTTTTGGTGGCAATATGTTCTCGAGCACTCCATCATTTCTAAGTAACACCAACCCTCTGGGATTTGGCCAAACAACT CCATCTCTTTCTAGTCCATTTCAATTGGCGCAACCACCTCAGAGTTCCGGTGGTTTTAGTTTTACCAACTTTGGACAATCTCAAGCAG CTGGAACAAGTGGCTTTGGAGGCACCCCTGGTATTTTTAGCCAGAGTGCATTTGGACAACT GTCAGCTCCTCAGAGTGTGGTAGCTGCACAACCATCGCCCATTGTAAATCCTTATGGAACTCTTCCAGCAATGCCACAGATATCAATTGGACGCACAGGCACTTCTCCTTCTATTCATTATGGAATTTCTAGCTTGCCA CAGATTGTTGAGAAACCAGTTCCTGTGAGAATATCGTCTCTATTGACGCCTCGACACCTTTCCCAAAGGCGTGTAAGGCTTCCTATGAGGAAATATCACCCTAAAATCGATGGTCCAAAG GTGCCATTTTTCAATGATGGTGATGAAGAAACACCCAGCACGCCAAAAGCAGATGCCCTTTTCATTCCAAGGGAGAATCCCAGAGCTCTTGTAATTCGTCCGATGGATCAGTGGCCTGCTAGAGCAAATACGGAGAAAACAACACAATCGAAGGCCACAGGCACTCTTGCATATGGAAATG GTAAACTTCAGAACGATGTATCCACTCTAATAAATGGGCAAAAGGTCAGGGATAAAGACG CTTCCCCTGCTGAGCACTCCGTGGAAAATGGTGTGGCTAATGAGCAAGTTAATCCTGTCAAACGGAACCCAAAGACAAATGTGGTCCTTGATGGTCGTTCTACAGATAAAGGGGACTCTTATATCACTCTTGGAAGCCATAGAGCTGGCGAAGCCGCTATAGTGTTCGAGCATGGAGCCGACATTGAGGCACTGATGCCTAAGCTTCGTCACTCTGATTATTACACGGAACCACGAATTCAGGAGCTAGCTGCAAAGGAAAGAGCTGAACCAGGTTATTGCCGCAATGTAAAGGACTTCGTTGTTGGAAGACATGGTTTTGGTAGTATCAAATTCTTTGGGGAAACAGATGTGAGAAAGCTTGATCTCGAGTCTCTTGTTCAATTCAACAATCGAGAGGTGATCGTATATATGGATGAGAGCAAGAAACCTCCAATTGGACAAGGCCTCAATAAACCTGCCGAGGTGACACTTCTTAATATAAAATGTTTTGACAAGAAGACTGGTCAGCAATATACCGAGGGACCAAGGATCGAGAGGTATAAAGAAATGCTTAAAAGAAAAGCCGAAGATCAAGGTGCTGAGTTTGTGAGCTATAATCCAATCGAAGGAGAATGGAAGTTCAGGGTCAACCATTTCAGCACATACAAGCTTGGAAATGATGAAGATGAAACTGATGATAATCTGCTTGATGTCATTAGATGA